From Syngnathus typhle isolate RoL2023-S1 ecotype Sweden linkage group LG13, RoL_Styp_1.0, whole genome shotgun sequence, a single genomic window includes:
- the pfkpb gene encoding ATP-dependent 6-phosphofructokinase, platelet type isoform X1, translating to MSAPKRQDTRKLFENLSGQGKSIGVLTSGGDAQGMNAAVRAVVRMGIYVGAKVYFIHEGYQGMVDGGANIEEASWESVSSMLQVGGTVIGSARCKAFRNREGRLEAARNLVLKNISNLCVIGGDGSLTGANLFREEWSGLLDELVQKGAIGEEAARSNSVLHIVGMVGSIDNDFCGTDMTIGTDSALHRIIEVVDAIMTTAQSHQRTFVLEVMGRHCGYLALVSALACGADWVFFPEMPPEDGWEDNMCQKLSENRADKKRLNIIIVAEGAIDSHNKAITPDYIKDLVVRNLGFDTRVTILGHVQRGGTPSAFDRILASRMGVEAVLALLEASAGTPACVVSLVGNQAVRLPLMECVQMTQEVQKAMDEKKFEDAVRLRGRSFENNLTTYRLLCNHKADSELPHSSFNVAVLNVGAPAAGMNAAVRSAVRVGIAEGHKMFAVSDGFEGFYKGQIKEIKWGDVGGWTGQGGSLLGTKRTLPGKHLEQIAQQMAAHNINALLVIGGFEAYMGLLELSSARDKYGELCVPMVMVPATVSNNIPGSDLSIGCDTALNAITDTCDRIKQSASGTKRRVFIIETMGGYCGYLATVGGLAAGADTVYIYEEPFDIRDLQGNVEHLTEKMKTTIQRGLVLRNENCNENFTTDFIYQLYSEEGRGVFDCRKNILGHMQQGGSPSPFDRNFGTKVAAKAVQWLTKTMKESFKGGRVFANSEDSACLLGMRRRAMLFQPVAQLKDETDFEHRIPKEQWWLKLRPLMKILAKYKTSYDVSDSGQLEHVGRFRAKEGDSSATI from the exons ATGTCAGCCCCCAAGCGACAAGACACCCGCAAGCTCTTCGAGAACTTGTCTGGCCAAGGAAAGTCCATCGGGGTGCTTACCAGCGGCGGAGATGCCCAAG GGATGAACGCGGCAGTCCGGGCGGTGGTCCGCATGGGAATTTATGTGGGAGCAAAAGTCTACTTCATACATGAG GGCTACCAGGGCATGGTGGACGGCGGCGCCAACATCGAGGAAGCGTCGTGGGAAAGCGTTTCCAGCATGTTGCAAGTG GGCGGCACGGTGATCGGCAGCGCTCGTTGCAAAGCCTTCCGCAACCGCGAGGGTCGCCTGGAGGCCGCGCGCAACCTGGTGCTGAAGAACATTAGCAACCTTTGCGTCATCGGCGGAGACGGAAGTCTGACCGGGGCCAATCTCTTCCGGGAGGAGTGGAGCGGACTCCTGGACGAGCTAGTGCAGAAGG GCGCCATCGGCGAGGAGGCGGCACGCAGCAACTCGGTCCTGCACATCGTGGGCATGGTGGGCTCCATCGACAACGACTTCTGTGGCACCGACATGACCATCGGGACCGACTCGGCGTTGCACCGCATCATCGAGGTGGTGGACGCCATCATGACCACGGCTCAGAG CCACCAGAGGACCTTTGTGCTGGAGGTGATGGGTCGACACTGCGG ATACCTGGCGTTGGTCAGCGCTCTGGCCTGCGGAGCTGACTGGGTGTTTTTTCCTGAAATGCCTCCCGAAGACGGCTGGGAGGACAACATGTGCCAGAAGCTCTCTGAG AACCGCGCTGACAAAAAAAGACTCAACATCATCATCGTGGCTGAAGGCGCCATCGACAGCCACAACAAAGCCATTACGCCCGACTACATTAAAGAT CTGGTGGTGCGCAACTTGGGCTTCGATACCAGGGTGACCATCTTGGGCCACGTGCAGCGAGGAGGAACCCCGTCGGCCTTCGACAGGATCCTG GCTAGCCGGATGGGCGTGGAGGCGGTGCTGGCCTTGCTGGAGGCCTCTGCTGGCACGCCCGCCTGTGTGGTGTCGCTGGTGGGCAACCAGGCCGTACGCTTGCCCCTCATGGAGTGCGTGCAGATG acaCAGGAAGTGCAGAAGGCCATGGATGAAAAGAAGTTTGAGGACGCCGTCAGGCTGCGGGGCAG GAGCTTTGAGAACAACCTGACCACCTACAGACTTCTCTGCAACCACAAGGCTGACTCGGAGCTTCCGCAC AGCTCCTTCAACGTGGCGGTGTTGAACGTAGGGGCGCCCGCCGCCGGGATGAACGCGGCCGTGCGCTCCGCCGTCCGGGTGGGCATCGCCGAAGGCCATAAAATGTTTGCGGTGAGCGACGGCTTCGAGGGATTTTACAAAGGCCAG ATCAAGGAGATCAAGTGGGGTGACGTCGGAGGCTGGACGGGACAAGGAGGCTCGCTGCTTGGCACCAAACG AACACTTCCCGGGAAACATCTGGAGCAGATCGCCCAGCAGATGGCCGCCCACAACATTAACGCGCTGCTCGTCATCGGGGGATTTGAG GCCTACATGGGACTGCTGGAACTTTCGTCGGCACGGGACAAATATGGCGAGCTGTGCGTGCCAATGGTGATGGTCCCCGCCACGGTGTCCAACAATATACCGGGCTCGGACCTCAGTATCGGTTGCGATACGGCGCTCAACGCCATAACGGAT ACGTGCGACCGCATCAAGCAGTCGGCCAGCGGCACCAAGCGTAGGGTGTTCATCATCGAGACCATGGGCGGTTACTGCGGCTACCTGGCCACCGTGGGCGGGCTGGCGGCTGGCGCCGACACCGTCTACATCTATGAGGAACCCTTTGACATCCGAGACCTGCAG GGTAACGTGGAACATCTGACGGAGAAGATGAAGACCACCATCCAGAGGGGTCTGGTGCTCAG GAATGAGAACTGCAATGAGAACTTCACCACCGATTTCATCTACCAACTTTACTCAGAGGAGGGTCGAGGGGTGTTTGACTGCCGAAAGAACATTTTGGGACACATGCAGCAG GGTGGCTCTCCGTCCCCCTTTGACAGAAACTTTGGCACCAAAGTAGCGGCCAAAGCAGTCCAGTGGCTCACCAAGACCATGAAGGAGTCTTTCAAAGGAG GGCGAGTGTTCGCCAACTCCGAGGACAGCGCCTGCCTGCTGGGCATGAGACGCCGAGCGATGCTCTTCCAGCCCGTGGCGCAGCTCAAAGACGAGACCGACTTTGA ACACAGGATCCCCAAGGAGCAGTGGTGGCTGAAGCTCCGCCCCCTGATGAAGATCCTGGCCAAGTACAAGACGAGCTACGACGTGTCCGACTCAGGTCAGCTGGAGCACGTTGGCCGCTTCCGGGCCAAAGAAGGCGACTCCTCGGCCACTATCTGA
- the pfkpb gene encoding ATP-dependent 6-phosphofructokinase, platelet type isoform X2 — protein MSAPKRQDTRKLFENLSGQGKSIGVLTSGGDAQGMNAAVRAVVRMGIYVGAKVYFIHEGYQGMVDGGANIEEASWESVSSMLQVGGTVIGSARCKAFRNREGRLEAARNLVLKNISNLCVIGGDGSLTGANLFREEWSGLLDELVQKGAIGEEAARSNSVLHIVGMVGSIDNDFCGTDMTIGTDSALHRIIEVVDAIMTTAQSHQRTFVLEVMGRHCGYLALVSALACGADWVFFPEMPPEDGWEDNMCQKLSENRADKKRLNIIIVAEGAIDSHNKAITPDYIKDLVVRNLGFDTRVTILGHVQRGGTPSAFDRILASRMGVEAVLALLEASAGTPACVVSLVGNQAVRLPLMECVQMTQEVQKAMDEKKFEDAVRLRGRSFENNLTTYRLLCNHKADSELPHSSFNVAVLNVGAPAAGMNAAVRSAVRVGIAEGHKMFAVSDGFEGFYKGQIKEIKWGDVGGWTGQGGSLLGTKRTLPGKHLEQIAQQMAAHNINALLVIGGFEGLESVLQLYEARERFEEFCVPLCMLPATISNNVPGTDLSIGADTSLNALVETCDRIKQSASGTKRRVFIIETMGGYCGYLATVGGLAAGADTVYIYEEPFDIRDLQGNVEHLTEKMKTTIQRGLVLRNENCNENFTTDFIYQLYSEEGRGVFDCRKNILGHMQQGGSPSPFDRNFGTKVAAKAVQWLTKTMKESFKGGRVFANSEDSACLLGMRRRAMLFQPVAQLKDETDFEHRIPKEQWWLKLRPLMKILAKYKTSYDVSDSGQLEHVGRFRAKEGDSSATI, from the exons ATGTCAGCCCCCAAGCGACAAGACACCCGCAAGCTCTTCGAGAACTTGTCTGGCCAAGGAAAGTCCATCGGGGTGCTTACCAGCGGCGGAGATGCCCAAG GGATGAACGCGGCAGTCCGGGCGGTGGTCCGCATGGGAATTTATGTGGGAGCAAAAGTCTACTTCATACATGAG GGCTACCAGGGCATGGTGGACGGCGGCGCCAACATCGAGGAAGCGTCGTGGGAAAGCGTTTCCAGCATGTTGCAAGTG GGCGGCACGGTGATCGGCAGCGCTCGTTGCAAAGCCTTCCGCAACCGCGAGGGTCGCCTGGAGGCCGCGCGCAACCTGGTGCTGAAGAACATTAGCAACCTTTGCGTCATCGGCGGAGACGGAAGTCTGACCGGGGCCAATCTCTTCCGGGAGGAGTGGAGCGGACTCCTGGACGAGCTAGTGCAGAAGG GCGCCATCGGCGAGGAGGCGGCACGCAGCAACTCGGTCCTGCACATCGTGGGCATGGTGGGCTCCATCGACAACGACTTCTGTGGCACCGACATGACCATCGGGACCGACTCGGCGTTGCACCGCATCATCGAGGTGGTGGACGCCATCATGACCACGGCTCAGAG CCACCAGAGGACCTTTGTGCTGGAGGTGATGGGTCGACACTGCGG ATACCTGGCGTTGGTCAGCGCTCTGGCCTGCGGAGCTGACTGGGTGTTTTTTCCTGAAATGCCTCCCGAAGACGGCTGGGAGGACAACATGTGCCAGAAGCTCTCTGAG AACCGCGCTGACAAAAAAAGACTCAACATCATCATCGTGGCTGAAGGCGCCATCGACAGCCACAACAAAGCCATTACGCCCGACTACATTAAAGAT CTGGTGGTGCGCAACTTGGGCTTCGATACCAGGGTGACCATCTTGGGCCACGTGCAGCGAGGAGGAACCCCGTCGGCCTTCGACAGGATCCTG GCTAGCCGGATGGGCGTGGAGGCGGTGCTGGCCTTGCTGGAGGCCTCTGCTGGCACGCCCGCCTGTGTGGTGTCGCTGGTGGGCAACCAGGCCGTACGCTTGCCCCTCATGGAGTGCGTGCAGATG acaCAGGAAGTGCAGAAGGCCATGGATGAAAAGAAGTTTGAGGACGCCGTCAGGCTGCGGGGCAG GAGCTTTGAGAACAACCTGACCACCTACAGACTTCTCTGCAACCACAAGGCTGACTCGGAGCTTCCGCAC AGCTCCTTCAACGTGGCGGTGTTGAACGTAGGGGCGCCCGCCGCCGGGATGAACGCGGCCGTGCGCTCCGCCGTCCGGGTGGGCATCGCCGAAGGCCATAAAATGTTTGCGGTGAGCGACGGCTTCGAGGGATTTTACAAAGGCCAG ATCAAGGAGATCAAGTGGGGTGACGTCGGAGGCTGGACGGGACAAGGAGGCTCGCTGCTTGGCACCAAACG AACACTTCCCGGGAAACATCTGGAGCAGATCGCCCAGCAGATGGCCGCCCACAACATTAACGCGCTGCTCGTCATCGGGGGATTTGAG GGCCTGGAGTCAGTCCTGCAGCTGTATGAGGCTCGCGAGCGCTTTGAGGAGTTTTGCGTGCCGCTGTGCATGCTGCCCGCCACCATTAGCAACAACGTACCCGGCACCGACCTCAGCATCGGCGCAGACACCTCCCTCAACGCTCTCGTGGAG ACGTGCGACCGCATCAAGCAGTCGGCCAGCGGCACCAAGCGTAGGGTGTTCATCATCGAGACCATGGGCGGTTACTGCGGCTACCTGGCCACCGTGGGCGGGCTGGCGGCTGGCGCCGACACCGTCTACATCTATGAGGAACCCTTTGACATCCGAGACCTGCAG GGTAACGTGGAACATCTGACGGAGAAGATGAAGACCACCATCCAGAGGGGTCTGGTGCTCAG GAATGAGAACTGCAATGAGAACTTCACCACCGATTTCATCTACCAACTTTACTCAGAGGAGGGTCGAGGGGTGTTTGACTGCCGAAAGAACATTTTGGGACACATGCAGCAG GGTGGCTCTCCGTCCCCCTTTGACAGAAACTTTGGCACCAAAGTAGCGGCCAAAGCAGTCCAGTGGCTCACCAAGACCATGAAGGAGTCTTTCAAAGGAG GGCGAGTGTTCGCCAACTCCGAGGACAGCGCCTGCCTGCTGGGCATGAGACGCCGAGCGATGCTCTTCCAGCCCGTGGCGCAGCTCAAAGACGAGACCGACTTTGA ACACAGGATCCCCAAGGAGCAGTGGTGGCTGAAGCTCCGCCCCCTGATGAAGATCCTGGCCAAGTACAAGACGAGCTACGACGTGTCCGACTCAGGTCAGCTGGAGCACGTTGGCCGCTTCCGGGCCAAAGAAGGCGACTCCTCGGCCACTATCTGA
- the lamc2 gene encoding laminin subunit gamma-2: protein MRISIFALFFVLGVVAATKSSVSDGCDGQGHCACREGGPSGCSPRGRRRERRETSAHALCFCYGHSSQCSPQRTYSVHNIWSGFEQGSNGWKAATAHGVTPKDVHSRWSPKYEDVEVISANGLPIYLHAPASYLGDKLLSYGRNLSFSLRLDRGVRHPSIDDVILEGSGLRVSASLGDLRSVLRCGQKINYTFRLDEQPSSKWHPQLTPFQFQTLLQNLSAIKIRATFGDKGRGYLDNVKLVSARRGDGVPAHWVRTCDCPPGYEGDFCQRCSAGFKRKHPADGAFSTCKPCACGGGDCDPQTGDCYPADDTQTCSDGFYWDFWIRRCIPCPCAEGMSCSPLPGSTQPQCHESCPPGTTGLRCDQCQEGFYGSPGGGAGGWRPCQPCQCNGHIEVGVAGSCDRTSGKCLKCVNNTTGPSCGVCLPNFYRRLLTEACRPCDCDLRGSESAQCDVDGRCRCRAGFDGPKCQAVGLRECPTCFNGPKAKMEELAFKLRLLEEANSQTGGGQGTSNIGNAEAVLSAAEKLTDGLEGDVERMADLEKRLLDSLKSINRTRLAEEQDIQNVADAAGDIRQRQQTFVTKADQLWDFMDDMKDKLDEGKTALRSAEFPAGDSPLLPNTLSSLAQAATTLADKHQTKATAVERSANEALADSEKSLALVRGLLSKGNNVKDLIGGAKTVYDGMVPRVKTLENRAVRLSGEAVDESNRANGMLGDIKKMTGEIPPALTGDTNAMAAKLDLLRKVVDENVAGFTALRDDIGRDTVAAQDLLERGRNAMQDIDTLTGRVDGAYADTKGALQRINSNTNQLDTALGTLRGFDQQIADNQALADAAIKRLPAINATIQQAAKNNAKTQVLLDAVSADSDGAMASINQLEKLIPGLEGGIELAPQLVSDIGKFNDDAKALRVLADDVGIDIRDELDDARNLEADAVQAGDAAAGALRNAKQARDDIGKMLRDIASGLAAVGKPGTLDPRRLQELEESVAAARRDVQTRLEPQLRDAVEREAAQRRLLAVLDGDIDAILWDIANLEEILKTVPSGCFNSPPIEKP from the exons ATGAGGATTTCGATCTTTGCACTTTTCTTTGTGCTTGGTGTCGTCGCGGCGACCAAAA GTTCTGTGAGCGACGGATGTGACGGCCAGGGCCACTGCGCCTGCAGAGAAGGAGGACCCTCAGGATGTTCACccag GGGTCGACGACGGGAACGCCGAGAGACTTCGGCACATGCCTTGTGTTTCTGTTATGGCCACAGCAGCCAATGTTCCCCTCAGCGGACGTACAGCGTCCACAACATCTGGTCGGGCTTTGAGCAGG GTTCCAACGGTTGGAAGGCAGCCACCGCTCACGGGGTCACCCCGAAGGACGTGCACTCCCGCTGGTCCCCCAAGTATGAGGACGTGGAGGTGATCTCCGCAAACGGTCTGCCCATCTACCTGCATGCGCCAG CTTCTTACCTGGGCGACAAGTTGCTGAGTTACGGTCGCAACTTGTCCTTCTCGCTGCGTCTGGACCGCGGGGTCCGGCATCCGTCCATTGACGACGTCATCCTAGAAGGTTCTGGTCTTCGGGTCTCAGCCTCGCTGGGCGACCTGCGATCTGTCCTTCGCTGCGGGCAGAAGATCAACTACACTTTCAG ATTGGACGAGCAGCCTAGCAGCAAGTGGCACCCTCAGCTCACCCCTTTCCAGTTCCAGACTCTGCTCCAAAACCTGAGCGCCATCAAGATACGGGCCACCTTCGGCGACAAAG GCCGCGGATACCTCGACAACGTCAAACTGGTCTCGGCGAGGCGAGGGGACGGCGTCCCGGCCCACTGGGTACGGACCTGCGACTGTCCGCCGGGCTACGAGGGCGACTTTTGCCAGCGATGCTCGGCGGGTTTCAAACGCAAACATCCAGCGGACGGCGCGTTCAGCACCTGCAAGCCCTGCGCCTGCGGGGGGGGCGACTGCGACCCGCAAACGGGCGACTGCTATCCTGCAGACGACACGCAGACCTGCTCGGACGGCTTCTACTGGGACTTCTGGATTCGCCGCTGCATCCCCTGCCCCTGTGCCGAGGGAATGTCGTGCTCGCCGCTTCCTGGCTCCACGCAGCCGCAGTGTCACGAAAGCTGTCCGCCCGGAACCACAG GCCTTCGCTGCGACCAGTGTCAAGAAGGTTTTTACGGCTCGCCAGGAGGGGGTGCCGGAGGCTGGCGGCCGTGCCAACCTTGCCAGTGCAACGGGCACATTGAGGTCGGCGTGGCGGGAAGTTGCGATCGAACCAGCGGCAAATGTCTCAAGTGTGTCAACAACACAACGGGTCCCAGCTGCGGGGTCTGCTTGCCAAACTTTTATCGCCGCCTCCTGACCGAGGCCTGCAGAC CATGCGACTGCGATCTTCGGGGCTCCGAGTCGGCGCAGTGCGACGTCGACGGTCGCTGTCGCTGCCGAGCAGGTTTCGACGGTCCGAAGTGTCAGGCGGTGGGGCTGCGCGAGTGTCCCACCTGTTTTAACGGACCCAAAGCCAAG ATGGAGGAATTGGCCTTCAAACTTCGGCTGTTGGAAGAGGCCAACTCTCAGACGGGTGGCGGACAGGGGACTAGCAACATTGGCAATGCAGAGGCTGTGCTAAGTGCGGCCGAGAAGCTGACAGACGGCCTGGAGGGAGACGTGGAGCGAATGGCAG ACCTGGAAAAACGGCTGCTGGACAGTCTCAAGTCCATCAACCGCACTCGCCTGGCCGAGGAACAAGACATCCAGAACGTGGCCGATGCCGCTGGTGACATCCGACAACGCCAGCAGACTTTTGTGACCAAAGCGGATCAGCTTTGGGATTTCATGGACGACATGAAAGACAAACTGGACGAGGGCAAGACAGCACTTCGCTCAGCT GAGTTTCCGGCGGGAGATTCTCCTCTGCTACCAAATACGCTCTCCTCATTGGCGCAGGCAGCGACAACCTTGGCTGATAA ACATCAGACCAAGGCGACAGCGGTGGAACGCAGCGCCAACGAGGCTCTCGCCGACTCTGAGAAAAGTCTGGCGCTGGTCCGAGGTCTTCTCAGCAAAGGGAACAATGTCAAAGACTTGATCGGAGGAGCCAAAACTGT TTACGACGGGATGGTGCCACGGGTGAAGACTTTGGAGAACCGGGCCGTCCGCTTGAGCGGCGAGGCAGTGGATGAGAGCAACAGGGCCAACGGCATGCTGGGAGACATCAAGAAGATGACCGGAGAAATCCCGCCCGCTTTGACG GGGGACACGAACGCCATGGCGGCCAAACTGGACCTCCTGAGGAAGGTAGTGGACGAGAATGTGGCGGGCTTCACGGCGTTGCGCGATGACATCGGGCGGGACACGGTGGCCGCCCAGGACCTGCTGGAGCGAGGCAGGAATGCCATGCAG GACATCGACACGCTGACAGGCCGAGTGGATGGCGCCTATGCCGACACCAAGGGGGCGCTGCAGCGCATCAACAGCAACACCAATCAACTGGACACCGCCCTCGGTACTCTGAGAG GCTTTGACCAGCAGATCGCCGACAACCAAGCGCTGGCGGACGCCGCCATCAAGCGACTTCCTGCCATCAACGCGACCATACAGCAGGCTGCCAAGAACAATGCGAAGACTCAGGTCCTGCTGGACGCCGTGTCCGCTGACTCTGACGGGGCCATGGCGTCCATCAACCAGCTGGAGAAACTGATCCCCGGCCTGGAG GGAGGGATCGAGTTGGCACCGCAACTCGTGAGCGACATCGGCAAATTTAACGACGACGCCAAGGCACTGCGGGTGCTGGCGGATGACGTCGGCATAGACATAAGGGACGAGCTGGACGATGCCAGGAACCTGGAAGCGGACGCCGTGCAG GCCGGGGATGCCGCCGCTGGCGCCCTGAGGAACGCCAAACAGGCCAGAGACGACATAGGAAAAATGCTGCGGGACATCGCCAGTGGGCTGGCCGCCGTCG GCAAACCGGGAACGTTGGACCCGCGCCGCCTTCAGGAGCTGGAGGAGTCGGTGGCGGCGGCCCGCCGGGACGTGCAGACGAGACTGGAGCCTCAGCTGAGGGATGCGGTGGAGCGTGAGGCGGCGCAGCGCCGCCTGTTGGCCGTCTTGGATGGGGACATTGACGCCATCTTGTGGGACATTGCCAACCTGGAGGAGATCTTGAAGACCGTGCCTAGTGGATGCTTCAACAGCCCCCCCATTGAGAAGCCCTGA
- the nmnat2 gene encoding nicotinamide/nicotinic acid mononucleotide adenylyltransferase 2, translating to MPESSKSHVILLSCGSFNPITKGHIHMFEKAREHLHKSGRFIVIGGIISPVHDSYGKAGLVSSRHRLTMCQLAVQSSDWIRVDPWECYQETWQPTCSVLEHHRDLMKRVTGCILSNVNTPSSTPVIGQPQTRTPPLYQNRNNLNRQATSVKLWGKLSESLGKVCCVRPHMERFTFIDENANLGPSLTYEEIELRILLLCGSDLLESFCIPGLWKDSDMEVIVGDFGLVVVPRDGAKTERIMKQSPVLRKHQDNIVVVEDNGEHPMAQVSSTKSRLALQHGDGHVVDYLCQPVIDYILNTQLYIKASG from the exons ATGCCAGAAAGCAGCAAAAGTCACGTGATCCTGCTATCGTGCGGCAGCTTCAATCCCATCACCAAGGGACACATCCATATGTTCG aAAAGGCAAGGGAGCACCTGCACAAAAGCGGCCGTTTCATCGTGATCGGAGGGATCATTTCGCCGGTGCACGACTCGTATGGGAAAGCT GGCCTGGTGTCCAGCAGGCATCGTCTGACCATGTGTCAGCTGGCCGTGCAGTCGTCTGATTGGATCAG GGTCGACCCTTGGGAGTGTTACCAGGAGACTTGGCAGCCCACCTGCAGCGTCCTGGAGCATCACCGAGATCTGATGAAG CGAGTGACGGGTTGCATTCTGTCCAACGTCAACACGCCGTCGTCCACGCCCGTCATCGGTCAACCGCAGACGCGGACTCCGCCCCTTTACCAGAACCGCAACAACCTGAACCGCCAGGCCACTTCGG TGAAACTTTGGGGGAAGCTGAGCGAGAGTTTGGGCAAAGTGTGCTGCGTGCGTCCTCACATGGAACGCTTCACCTTCATCG ATGAAAACGCCAACTTGGGACCCAGCCTGACGTATGAGGAGATCG AGTTGCGCATCTTGCTCCTGTGTGGAAGTGACCTCCTAGAATCCTTCTGCATCCCTGGCCTGTGGAAGGACAGTGAT ATGGAGGTGATCGTGGGCGACTTCGGCCTGGTGGTGGTTCCTCGTGACGGCGCCAAAACAGAGCGCATCATGAAGCAGTCGCCGGTGCTGCGCAAACACCAG GACAACATTGTGGTGGTCGAGGACAACGGCGAGCATCCCATGGCGCAGGTCAGCTCCACCAAGAGCAG GCTGGCGCTGCAGCACGGCGACGGACACGTGGTGGACTACCTGTGTCAGCCCGTCATCGACTACATCCTCAACACGCAGCTCTACATCAAGGCCTCGGGATAG